The Hymenobacter sp. GOD-10R genome includes a window with the following:
- a CDS encoding response regulator transcription factor, translated as MKILLVEDELKVVATLKMGFEEEGYEVDVAYDGKVGQHLALSNSYDVIVLDVGLPYLNGYELCTLIRRRDATVPILMLTALGTTDNKVEAFQLGADDYVVKPFAFRELLARVQALARRATRASPAELVAADLELNPQTKVVRRAGQLINLTAREFALLELLLLHKNEVLSRPLIAEKVWTLNFDTGTNVVDVYINYLRNKIDKPFAYPLIQTVIGMGYVLRDEPGT; from the coding sequence ATGAAAATTCTCCTGGTAGAGGACGAGTTGAAAGTAGTAGCCACCCTAAAAATGGGCTTCGAGGAAGAAGGCTACGAAGTAGATGTGGCCTACGATGGCAAAGTCGGCCAGCACCTCGCCCTGAGCAACAGCTACGATGTAATTGTGCTCGATGTGGGGCTGCCTTACCTCAACGGCTATGAGCTGTGTACCCTGATCCGGCGGCGCGACGCCACCGTGCCCATCCTGATGCTGACGGCCCTAGGTACGACCGACAATAAAGTAGAAGCGTTTCAGCTCGGTGCCGACGATTACGTCGTAAAGCCATTTGCCTTCCGCGAGTTGCTGGCACGGGTGCAGGCCCTGGCCCGGCGGGCCACGCGAGCTAGCCCGGCTGAGCTGGTGGCGGCTGACCTAGAGCTGAACCCGCAGACGAAAGTGGTGCGCCGGGCCGGGCAGTTGATCAATCTCACGGCCCGCGAGTTTGCGTTATTGGAGCTGCTGTTGCTGCACAAAAACGAGGTGCTTTCTCGCCCCCTCATTGCCGAAAAAGTCTGGACGCTGAATTTTGACACCGGCACCAACGTGGTAGATGTGTACATCAACTATCTGCGCAACAAGATCGACAAACCCTTCGCCTATCCGCTGATTCAGACGGTAATCGGGATGGGATATGTGCTACGCGACGAACCAGGAACATGA
- a CDS encoding helix-turn-helix transcriptional regulator, with the protein MVNPPATALGLVRDVWRTIYPNGDKEEPAQSALDAASAVAEHILSKQFLMAYDVRAQQTLFVSAGVQLLLGIEPEAFSLEDLYARMHPDDAPLVAQATALAAEFSKGLGPACHDHVFSVDYRLRHQAGHYVRVLRQNFMLQLDADGTPVIIGGIYTDLTHHKRTHEVRFHGSHPSFAAWVTQRVQRTEADLSTREQQVLDLVLQGLSSVEIAERLCVSRHTVNTHRRNIHRKEPARDLSRLLQHLDV; encoded by the coding sequence ATGGTGAATCCTCCAGCAACGGCTCTTGGCCTTGTGCGTGATGTTTGGCGTACGATTTATCCCAACGGGGATAAAGAAGAGCCCGCCCAATCGGCTCTCGATGCTGCCAGCGCCGTGGCCGAGCACATATTGAGCAAACAGTTTTTGATGGCCTACGATGTGCGGGCGCAGCAAACCCTTTTCGTCAGTGCGGGGGTACAACTGTTGCTCGGTATTGAGCCCGAAGCTTTCAGTCTGGAGGACCTATATGCGCGCATGCACCCCGACGACGCGCCACTAGTCGCGCAGGCTACGGCGCTAGCGGCTGAGTTCTCAAAAGGCCTAGGTCCGGCTTGCCACGACCACGTATTCAGCGTCGATTACCGGTTGCGCCACCAGGCAGGGCATTATGTGCGCGTGTTGCGCCAAAACTTTATGCTTCAGCTGGATGCGGACGGCACACCGGTGATAATTGGCGGCATCTATACCGACCTTACCCACCACAAACGCACCCACGAAGTGCGCTTCCATGGCAGTCATCCTAGCTTTGCGGCCTGGGTCACGCAGCGCGTGCAGCGCACCGAAGCCGACCTGAGCACGCGGGAGCAGCAAGTGCTCGACCTCGTATTGCAGGGGCTGAGCTCCGTGGAAATCGCCGAACGCTTATGCGTGAGTCGCCACACGGTGAACACCCACCGGCGCAACATTCACCGCAAAGAACCCGCCCGCGACTTGAGCCGCCTGCTACAGCACCTAGATGTCTGA
- a CDS encoding 2,3,4,5-tetrahydropyridine-2,6-dicarboxylate N-succinyltransferase — protein MNTDLQSIIEAAWNDRSLLQQTTTTDAIHAVIEELDKGRLRVAQPIEGKEGEWQVNDWVKKAVILYFPIQQMETIELKPFEYRDKMRLKTDYASQGVRVVPPATARYGAYLASGVILMPSYTNIGAYVGEGTMVDTWATVGSCAQIGKGVHLSGGVGIGGVLEPVQAAPVIVEDGAFIGSRSILVEGCHIGKEAVIGAGVTITGSTKIIDVTGPEPKEYRGVVPARSVVIPGSYAKQFPAGEFHVPCALIIGQRKASTDLKTSLNDALRENDVAV, from the coding sequence ATGAACACCGACCTCCAAAGCATCATTGAAGCGGCCTGGAACGACCGCAGCCTGCTCCAGCAAACCACCACCACCGACGCCATTCACGCCGTTATCGAAGAGCTCGACAAGGGCCGTTTGCGCGTAGCGCAGCCCATCGAGGGCAAAGAAGGTGAGTGGCAGGTGAACGACTGGGTGAAGAAAGCCGTCATCCTGTACTTCCCCATTCAGCAGATGGAAACCATTGAGCTGAAGCCCTTTGAGTACCGCGACAAAATGCGCCTCAAGACCGACTACGCTAGCCAAGGCGTGCGTGTAGTGCCGCCCGCAACGGCCCGCTACGGCGCGTACCTAGCTTCTGGCGTTATCCTGATGCCGAGCTACACCAACATCGGCGCCTACGTAGGCGAGGGTACCATGGTAGATACCTGGGCAACGGTAGGCTCGTGCGCGCAGATTGGTAAAGGCGTACACTTGAGCGGCGGCGTGGGCATCGGTGGCGTGCTGGAGCCCGTGCAGGCGGCCCCCGTTATTGTAGAAGATGGCGCCTTCATCGGCTCGCGCAGTATCCTGGTGGAAGGTTGCCACATCGGCAAAGAAGCCGTAATCGGTGCCGGCGTGACCATCACCGGCAGCACCAAAATTATCGACGTGACGGGCCCCGAGCCGAAAGAGTACCGCGGCGTTGTGCCCGCCCGCTCGGTTGTTATTCCGGGTTCGTACGCTAAGCAGTTCCCGGCAGGCGAGTTCCACGTGCCTTGCGCCCTCATCATCGGTCAGCGCAAAGCTAGCACCGACCTGAAGACGTCATTGAACGACGCCCTGCGCGAGAACGACGTAGCAGTATAA